CGAACGGCGCTGGCAAGACCCTGTTCGCCGGACGGTTCGCGGCCCAGTCCCGCCTTGAGTTCGTGAACGCCGACTTGATTGCCGCGGAGCGATGGCCCGGCGAAGAAGAGTCCCGTGCTTATGAGGCTGCCGCTGCTGCTGCAGAACGGCGCTTTGAGCTGATCGCCGCAGGGCGGTCGTTTGTAGCTGAGACTGTGTTCTCCCACCCGTCCAAAGTCGACTTCGTCCGCGCCACCATGGAAGTTGGCTACATCGTGGCCATGCACGTCGTCATGGTGCCGGAGGACCTCGCGGTCGCACGGGTTCGCACCCGCGTCCGCTCCGGAGGGCACCGGGTCCCCGAGGAGAAGATCCGGGGCCGGTACCGGCGTCTGTGGGGACTGGTGGCAGAAGCGGCAGGTATGTGCGACGAAGCCTTCTTCTACGACAACACGTCAGCCCGCAACCCGTTCAGACTGGTGGCCGAGCTCGACAGGGGAGTACCCGTCGGGATCCCTGCCTGGCCAGACTGGGTGCCTTCCGAACTGGAAGCCCTCGGACGCTGATCGCCTGGCAGCAATCCGAAAGACGAATTCGCCGCGTCCGCAAAATGACAGAGACCGCCGTCAGACGGCGGTCTCGACCCTACC
This portion of the bacterium genome encodes:
- a CDS encoding AAA family ATPase, translating into MDGARTLIVVAGPNGAGKTLFAGRFAAQSRLEFVNADLIAAERWPGEEESRAYEAAAAAAERRFELIAAGRSFVAETVFSHPSKVDFVRATMEVGYIVAMHVVMVPEDLAVARVRTRVRSGGHRVPEEKIRGRYRRLWGLVAEAAGMCDEAFFYDNTSARNPFRLVAELDRGVPVGIPAWPDWVPSELEALGR